The Delphinus delphis chromosome 10, mDelDel1.2, whole genome shotgun sequence genome includes a region encoding these proteins:
- the NKTR gene encoding NK-tumor recognition protein isoform X7, translating into MPLVTVEPEPKIPDITPTVNDQKPSVSKSGRKIKGRGTIRYHTPPRSRSCSESDDDDSSETPPHWKEEMQRLRAYRPPSGEKWSKGDKLSDPCSSRWDERSLSQRSRSWSYNGYYSDLSTARHSDGHHKKRRKEKKVKHKKKAKKQKHCRRHKQTKKRRIIVPSDIESLKSSTRRVKSSCDRERRSRSSSLSSHHSSKRDWSKSDKDDHSSSTHSSRDSYRSKSHSQSYSRGSSRSRTPSKSSSHSRSRSKSRSSSKSGHQRTASKSPRGTASQLSENKPVKTEPLRATVTQNENVLVQPVVAENIPVIPLSDSPPPSRWKPGQKPWKPSYERIQEMKAKTTHLLPIQSTYGLANVKETGSSSSYHKREKNSESDRSAYSKYSDRSSESSPRSRSRSSRSRSYSRSYTRSRSLASSHSRSRSPSSRSHSRNKYSDHSRCSRSFSYSSVSSDDGRRAKRKFRSNGKKNNTSNKRHSSSSEKTLRNKYVRGRDKSSCHRKYSESRSSLDYSSDSEQSSVRVTQSAQEKEKQVQMDMNNKQEKNRGEEKSKPERECPHSKKRTLKESPSDHFRSGSKPKRKNYAGSKWDSESNSEQDVTKNSKNNSRPSSDKEEGEATSDSESELGEIHIKAKPATKSSAGTLLPDGNSAWKSSKQRSSTSDSEGFYSNSENSRGKPHKHKHSSKEHLKREHTKKAKEKLKGKKEKKHKAPKRKQAFHWQPPLEFGEEEEEEINEKQVTQEAKEKKQLSENREAVKENIPQTEKPCEDGSLSGKHNPITVSSDTDQPTKDDSKLSVSPAALNAEENVVSSPPNIQHIEESIPSGVEDLLQTDDNMEICTPDRSSPAKAEGASPLGNSRLDTPDISIVLKQDMPTEHPEAELGKQESSMSESKMVGEVGKQDSSSASLATAVESTVKREVAEKSQTSLMDNKWKPLQGVGNLAAPSATTSSAVEVKALTTVPEMKPQGLRIEIKSKNKVRPGSLFDEVRKTARLNRRPRNQESSSDEQTPSRDGDSQSRSPSRSRSKSETKSRHRTRSVSYSHSRSRSRSSTSSYRSRSYSRSRSRGWYSRGRTRSRSSSYRSYKSHRTSSRSRSRSSSYDPHSRSRKETITFFCLIRRSYTYDSYYSRSRSRSRSQRSDSYHRGRSYNRRSRSCRSYGSDSESDRSYSHHRSPSESSRYS; encoded by the exons GAAGATTCCTGATATTACACCCACCGTAAATGATCAGAAACCATCTGTATCAAAGTCTGGACGGAAGATTAAAGGAAGGGGCACAATT cgCTATCACACACCTCCAAGATCAAGATCCTGTTCCGAATCAGATGATGATGATAGCAGTGAAACTCCTCCTCACtggaaagaagaaatgcagaGATTAAGAGCATATAGACCACCTAGTGGAGAAAAGTGGAGTAAAGGAGATAA GTTAAGTGACCCCTGTTCAAGCCGATGGGATGAAAGAAGCTTGTCCCAGAGATCCCGATCGTGGTCCTATAATGGATATTATTCAGATCTAAGCACAGCAAGACACTCTGATGGTCACCATAAAAAacgcagaaaagagaaaaaggttaagcataaaaagaaagctaaaaaGCAGAAACATTGCAGAAGGCACAAACAGACTAAGAAGAGAAGGATTATTGTACCATCTGACATAGAATCCTTAAAATCTTCCACCCGAAGAGTGAAATCCTCATGTGATAGAGAAAGGAGATCTCGTTCTTCCTCGTTGTCATCTCATCACTCATCCAAGAGGGACTGGTCTAAATCTGATAAGGATGACCACAGCTCTTCAACCCATTCCAGCAGAGACTCATACAGATCAAAATCTCACTCACAGTCTTATTCTAGAGGAAGCTCAAGATCAAGGACTCCGTCAAAATCCTCATCACATTCTCGAAGTAGATCAAAGTCCAGATCTAGTTCTAAGTCAGGGCACCAAAGAACAGCATCAAAATCACCAAGAGGAACAGCCTCTCAGTTAAGTGAAAATAAACCTGTTAAAACAGAACCTTTAAGAGCAACAGTgacacaaaatgaaaatgttttagtaCAACCAGTGGTGGCGGAAAATATTCCTGTAATACCACTGAGTGACAGCCCCCCTCCTTCAAGGTGGAAGCCTGGACAGAAGCCCTGGAAGCCCTCTTATGAACGAATCCAGGAAATGAAAGCTAAAACAACCCATTTGCTGCCCATCCAAAGCACTTATGGTTTAGCAAATGTTAAAGAGACTGGTAGTTCATCATCCtaccataaaagagaaaaaaattcagaaagtgaTCGGAGCGCTTATTCAAAATACAGTGATAGAAGTTCAGAAAGTTCACCGAGGTCAAGGAGTAGATCTTCTCGGAGTAGATCTTATTCCAGGTCATACACAAGATCTCGAAGTTTAGCTAGTTCACATTCAAGGTCTAGGTCTCCCTCATCTAGATCTCATTCACGAAATAAATACAGTGACCACTCACGGTGTAGTAGATCATTTTCATACTCTTCTGTTAGCAGTGATGATGGAAGACGAGCCAAGAGAAAATTTAGATCCAAcgggaaaaaaaataacacctCCAATAAAAGGCACAGCAGCAGCTCTGAAAAGACACTTCGTAATAAATATGTCAGAGGCAGAGACAAGTCTTCATGTCATAGAAAGTACAGTGAAAGCAGGTCATCTTTAGATTATTCTTCAGACAGTGAACAGTCAAGTGTTCGGGTTACACAGTCAGCccaggaaaaagagaagcaagTCCAAATGGACATGAATaataaacaggagaaaaacagaggTGAAGAGAAATCTAAGCCTGAACGGGAATGCCCTCattcaaaaaaaagaactttgaaagaAAGTCCTTCTGATCACTTTAGAAGTGGCAGTAAGCCCAAAAGGAAGAATTATGCTGGGAGTAAATGGGACTCTGAGTCAAATTCTGAACAAGATGTAactaaaaacagtaaaaataattccCGGCCATCTTCTGATAAGGAGGAAGGTGAAGCCACTTCAGATTCTGAGTCAGAGTTGGGTGAAATTCACATCAAAGCCAAACCAGCAACTAAGTCTTCAGCAGGTACTTTACTGCCTGATGGTAATAGTGCCTGGAAATCAAGCAAACAGCGGTCATCAACCTCTGATTCTGAGGGGTTCTATTCCAATTCAGAAAACAGTAGAGGAAAACCCCACAAGCATAAACACAGCTCTAAGGAGCATCTTAAAAGGGAACAtaccaaaaaagcaaaagagaaattgaaagggaaaaaagagaaaaaacacaagGCTCCAAAACGAAAACAAGCGTTTCACTGGCAGCCTCCACTAGAATTtggtgaagaggaggaggaggagattaACGAAAAGCAAGTTACTcaggaagcaaaagagaaaaaacaactttCTGAAAACAGGGAAGCCGTAAAAGAAAATATTCCCCAAACTGAGAAGCCCTGTGAAGATGGCAGTCTTTCAGGTAAACATAATCCAATAACGGTTTCATCAGATACTGATCAGCCTACTAAAGATGATAGTAAACTCAGTGTGTCTCCCGCAGCTTTAAACGCTGAGGAAAACGTGGTCAGTTCTCCCCCGAACATTCAGCATATTGAAGAGAGCATCCCAAGCGGAGTGGAGGATCTGCTTCAAACAGATGACAACATGGAGATTTGCACTCCTGATAGGAGTTCCCCAGCAAAGGCCGAGGGGGCTTCCCCTCTAGGAAATTCAAGGCTTGACACCCCGGATATAAGCATTGTTCTAAAGCAGGATATGCCAACAGAGCATCCTGAGGCAGAGTTGGGAAAACAGGAAAGCAGCATGTCAGAAAGCAAAATGGTGGGTGAGGTGGGAAAGCAGGACAGCAGCTCCGCCAGCTTGGCCACTGCTGTAGAAAGCACTGTGAAGAGAGAGGTGGCTGAGAAAAGCCAGACCAGCCTCATGGATAATAAATGGAAGCCCCTGCAAGGTGTGGGGAACCTGGCAGCACCGTCTGCTACTACATCAAGTGCTGTGGAAGTTAAGGCACTGACTACTGTGCCTGAAATGAAACCACAAGGCTTGAGaatagaaattaaaagcaaaaataaagttcGGCCTGGGTCTCTCTTTGATGAAGTAAGAAAGACAGCACGCTTAAACCGGAGGCCAAGAAATCAGGAGAGTTCGAGTGATGAGCAGACGCCTAGTCGGGATGGTGATAGCCAGTCCAGGAGTCCAAGCAGATCTCGAAGTAAATCTGAGACCAAGTCAAGGCACAGAACAAGGTCTGTCTCCTACAGTCACTCAAGGAGTCGATCGAGAAGTTCCACATCATCTTATCG ATCAAGAAGCTACTCCAGAAGTCGGAGCAGAGGGTGGTACAGCAGAGGCCGCACAAGAAGCCGGAGCAGTTCCTACCGCAGTTACAAAAGCCATAG GACGTCCAGCAGGAGCAGATCCAGGAGCAGCTCGTACGATCCCCACAGTCGGTCCAG AAAAGAAACTAtaacatttttctgtttaataCG CAGGTCCTACACCTACGATAGCTACTATAGCAGGAGTCGGAGTCGAAGTAGAAGCCAGAGGAGCGACAGTTATCACCGAGGCAGAAGCTACAATAGGCGGTCCAG GAGTTGTAGATCTTATGGCTCTGACAGTGAAAGTGACCGAAGTTACTCTCATCATCGGAGTCCCAGTGAAAGCAGCAGATATAGTTGA